One Aquipuribacter nitratireducens genomic region harbors:
- a CDS encoding phage holin family protein — MAFSDHSGSHSTASAGGPVGASGHTREDLRHESFGELLSGLASDMSVLVKQEIQLAKVETTAKAKEAGKGAGMLAGAAVAGLLLLMALTTLLVVALDYVMPLWVAVLVAVVLWAVVAAALGLAGKKQLQEATPPVPEQTVETVKEDVQWAKNPTRSART; from the coding sequence GTGGCGTTCTCTGACCACTCCGGCAGCCACTCGACGGCGTCCGCCGGCGGGCCGGTCGGGGCCAGCGGGCACACCCGCGAGGACCTGCGGCACGAGTCGTTCGGCGAGCTCCTCAGTGGGCTCGCGAGCGACATGTCGGTCCTCGTCAAGCAGGAGATCCAGCTCGCCAAGGTCGAGACCACGGCGAAGGCGAAGGAAGCGGGCAAGGGCGCGGGCATGCTCGCCGGGGCCGCGGTCGCCGGCCTGCTGCTGCTGATGGCCCTGACGACGCTGCTCGTCGTCGCCCTCGACTACGTCATGCCCCTGTGGGTCGCCGTTCTCGTCGCCGTCGTCCTGTGGGCGGTGGTGGCGGCGGCGCTCGGCCTCGCCGGCAAGAAGCAGCTCCAGGAGGCGACACCCCCCGTTCCGGAACAAACCGTCGAGACAGTGAAGGAGGACGTGCAGTGGGCGAAGAACCCGACGCGATCCGCGCGGACATAG
- a CDS encoding RNA polymerase sigma factor has product MSAPAVAEPRGPMVQGTPDPLRSARARDRLAPTAEEDAFQVLVDREWAPMVRLATLLLDGDARRAEEVVQDALLGLHRAWWRLAAQERGGGYLRRSVVNGCRDVHRHRAVERRHLGVVRDDEDALAALPSPDDHAAAGAEHDRLARVLRRLPDRQREVLVLRYWLDLSEADIARTLHVSRGAVKTHASRGLAAVRAALEEEHDA; this is encoded by the coding sequence GTGAGCGCACCCGCCGTCGCCGAGCCGAGGGGACCGATGGTCCAGGGCACGCCCGACCCCCTGCGGTCCGCGCGCGCCCGCGACCGGCTCGCGCCGACCGCGGAGGAGGACGCGTTCCAGGTCCTCGTCGACCGGGAGTGGGCCCCGATGGTGCGCCTCGCGACGCTCCTGCTCGACGGCGACGCACGACGCGCCGAGGAGGTCGTCCAGGACGCCCTGCTCGGCCTGCACCGGGCGTGGTGGCGGCTCGCCGCGCAGGAGCGTGGCGGCGGCTACCTGCGCCGCAGCGTCGTCAACGGCTGCCGCGACGTCCACCGCCACCGCGCCGTCGAGCGCCGCCACCTGGGGGTGGTGCGCGACGACGAGGACGCGCTGGCCGCGCTGCCCTCCCCCGACGACCACGCCGCCGCCGGAGCGGAGCACGACCGCCTCGCCCGCGTGCTGCGGCGCCTGCCCGACCGGCAGCGGGAGGTCCTCGTCCTGCGCTACTGGCTCGACCTGAGCGAGGCCGACATCGCCCGCACGCTGCACGTCTCGCGGGGCGCGGTGAAGACCCACGCCTCGCGCGGCCTCGCCGCCGTCCGCGCGGCCCTGGAGGAGGAGCACGATGCGTGA
- a CDS encoding Gmad2 immunoglobulin-like domain-containing protein → MRERDERRGHGRPDDATEAALRRHLAERADAVDAGAPPRVADLLAAAPARRWPAAVGIAAAVGVLVAATAVAVQVPTADDPVVAASPSQTTTGPVATSSAPTTPAPTTSVSRPSTAPTAAGPTAVSTTDDVAPTADPTGPAPSDPQQVLVWVSRPEASGAELRVVPERRTVDTGDGSTEARVAAALRALLSGPPADPDHVSGWWWEDDGVAAPWDGSGEIGVSLGEDGTTVDVPRAATGAPLGSFGTATAVQELVRTVVSNGGTAPVTVLVDGGPAELWGAVLLDAPVAPETGLLAGGWVLDPWQGQRLPAGTVRVSGTATAFEGTVSWQVREGTGAVVDSGFTQAGANGEYGPFSFTTDLGPGEYTVRVFTESMSGDEGAPVLWESTTDITVVG, encoded by the coding sequence ATGCGTGAGCGCGACGAGCGCCGGGGCCACGGCCGGCCCGACGACGCGACGGAGGCGGCCCTGCGCCGTCACCTCGCCGAGCGTGCCGACGCGGTCGACGCCGGCGCACCGCCGCGCGTCGCGGACCTCCTGGCCGCGGCCCCGGCGCGCCGCTGGCCCGCGGCCGTCGGGATCGCAGCGGCCGTCGGGGTCCTCGTCGCCGCCACGGCCGTCGCCGTGCAGGTGCCGACGGCGGACGACCCCGTCGTCGCGGCCAGCCCGTCGCAGACGACGACCGGACCGGTCGCCACCTCGTCGGCCCCGACCACACCGGCCCCGACGACGTCCGTCTCGCGGCCGTCGACCGCGCCGACCGCCGCGGGCCCCACGGCCGTCTCCACGACGGACGACGTCGCACCCACGGCGGACCCGACCGGTCCCGCACCGTCCGACCCGCAGCAGGTGCTCGTCTGGGTCTCCCGCCCGGAGGCGTCCGGAGCCGAGCTGCGGGTCGTGCCCGAGCGCCGCACGGTCGACACCGGCGACGGCAGCACCGAGGCGAGGGTCGCTGCCGCCCTCCGCGCGCTCCTGAGCGGCCCTCCCGCCGACCCGGACCACGTGTCCGGCTGGTGGTGGGAGGACGACGGCGTGGCCGCACCGTGGGACGGCTCGGGCGAGATCGGCGTCTCCCTCGGGGAGGACGGCACGACGGTCGACGTGCCGCGGGCCGCGACCGGGGCACCCCTCGGCTCGTTCGGGACCGCGACCGCCGTCCAGGAGCTCGTGCGGACCGTCGTCTCCAACGGCGGGACGGCGCCCGTCACGGTGCTCGTCGACGGCGGCCCCGCCGAGCTGTGGGGCGCCGTCCTGCTCGACGCGCCGGTGGCCCCGGAGACCGGCCTGCTCGCCGGTGGCTGGGTGCTCGACCCCTGGCAGGGGCAGCGGCTGCCGGCCGGCACCGTCCGCGTGTCCGGGACCGCCACGGCGTTCGAGGGGACGGTGTCGTGGCAGGTGCGCGAGGGCACCGGCGCCGTCGTCGACAGCGGGTTCACCCAGGCCGGCGCCAACGGGGAGTACGGCCCGTTCTCCTTCACGACCGACCTGGGTCCCGGCGAGTACACGGTGCGCGTGTTCACGGAGTCGATGTCCGGGGACGAGGGTGCGCCGGTCCTGTGGGAGAGCACGACCGACATCACCGTCGTCGGCTGA
- a CDS encoding DUF4383 domain-containing protein → MSTSDSRPSTARRSRTVPQVLALVIGVVYLLIGLLGFFVTGFTGWFEHDPDQTLLGFAINPFHNVVHLVIGAAGVALASSDSRARLYGWLLVVGYGATLVYGFFVAGQDTGNILNINVADNWLHGFSVLAGLATALWPRHRDRDVSR, encoded by the coding sequence ATGTCGACTTCCGACTCCCGCCCGTCCACCGCGCGCAGGTCGCGCACCGTCCCCCAGGTCCTCGCTCTCGTCATCGGCGTGGTCTACCTGCTCATCGGCCTACTCGGGTTCTTCGTGACCGGCTTCACGGGGTGGTTCGAGCACGACCCGGACCAGACCCTCCTCGGCTTCGCGATCAACCCGTTCCACAACGTCGTCCACCTCGTCATCGGGGCCGCCGGCGTCGCCCTCGCGAGCAGCGACAGCCGGGCGCGGCTCTACGGCTGGCTGCTCGTCGTCGGCTACGGCGCGACGCTCGTCTACGGCTTCTTCGTCGCAGGACAGGACACCGGCAACATCCTCAACATCAACGTCGCGGACAACTGGCTCCACGGCTTCTCGGTGCTCGCCGGGCTCGCCACGGCCCTGTGGCCCCGTCACCGCGACCGCGACGTGAGCCGCTGA
- a CDS encoding DUF2795 domain-containing protein translates to MTSAPEPDRTDVDTRSEVAQALGKEVWPADRDTLRQLAVDNAASDRVLRILDSLPAGRTFDNVQEVAVVAGIASAHPEGPGAD, encoded by the coding sequence ATGACTTCCGCGCCCGAGCCGGACCGCACCGACGTCGACACGCGCAGCGAGGTCGCGCAGGCCCTCGGCAAGGAGGTGTGGCCGGCGGACCGGGACACGCTCCGCCAGCTCGCCGTCGACAACGCCGCCTCCGACCGGGTCCTGCGGATCCTCGACTCGCTGCCGGCGGGGCGCACCTTCGACAACGTCCAGGAGGTCGCCGTCGTCGCCGGGATCGCGTCCGCGCACCCCGAGGGACCGGGAGCGGACTGA
- a CDS encoding zinc-dependent alcohol dehydrogenase, with product MKALTWHGTRDVRVDDVPDPTIQDPTDAVVRITSTGLCGSDLHLYEVLGPFLEPGDVLGHEPMGIVEEVGPGVTDLRPGQRVVVPFNVSCGSCHMCGSGLHSQCETTQNRADGTGASLFGYTTLYGQVPGGQAEYLRVPFADSLPVVVPDGPPDDRFVYLSDVLPTAWQGVEYSGVQPGESLVVLGLGPIGDMACRVALHRGVGTVIGIDPVPERVERARQRGITALLLDDDVVETVQDLTDGRGPHAVLDAVGLEAHGSPGAKAAHTATRLLPDALASKFMRKAGVDRLHALHLAIELVRRGGTISLSGVYAGAADPLPMFTLFDKQVSMRMGQANVHRWVPDILPLLTDDDPLGVDDFATHRLPLSHAPDAYRDFQEKKDGTVKVLFRP from the coding sequence ATGAAGGCACTCACGTGGCACGGCACCCGCGACGTCCGCGTCGACGACGTCCCCGACCCGACGATCCAGGACCCGACGGACGCCGTCGTCCGGATCACGAGCACCGGCCTGTGCGGCTCCGACCTCCACCTCTACGAGGTGCTCGGGCCGTTCCTCGAGCCGGGTGACGTGCTCGGTCACGAGCCGATGGGCATCGTGGAGGAGGTGGGCCCCGGCGTCACGGACCTGCGGCCGGGCCAGCGGGTCGTCGTCCCCTTCAACGTCTCGTGCGGCTCGTGCCACATGTGCGGGTCCGGACTGCACTCCCAGTGCGAGACGACGCAGAACCGGGCGGACGGCACGGGCGCGTCGCTGTTCGGCTACACGACGCTGTACGGGCAGGTCCCCGGTGGGCAGGCGGAGTACCTGCGGGTGCCGTTCGCGGACTCCCTACCCGTGGTCGTGCCCGACGGCCCGCCGGACGACCGCTTCGTCTACCTCTCCGACGTCCTCCCGACGGCGTGGCAGGGCGTGGAGTACTCCGGCGTGCAGCCGGGGGAGAGCCTCGTCGTGCTCGGGCTCGGTCCGATCGGCGACATGGCGTGCCGCGTCGCGCTGCACCGCGGCGTCGGGACCGTCATCGGCATCGACCCGGTGCCCGAGCGCGTCGAGCGCGCCCGGCAGCGGGGCATCACGGCGCTGCTGCTCGACGACGACGTCGTCGAGACGGTGCAGGACCTCACCGACGGGCGCGGGCCGCACGCCGTCCTCGACGCCGTCGGGCTCGAGGCCCACGGCTCGCCCGGAGCCAAGGCGGCGCACACCGCCACCCGGCTCCTGCCCGACGCGCTGGCCTCGAAGTTCATGCGGAAGGCGGGTGTCGACCGCCTCCACGCCCTCCACCTCGCCATCGAGCTCGTCCGGCGCGGCGGCACGATCTCCCTCAGCGGCGTCTACGCCGGGGCCGCCGACCCGCTGCCGATGTTCACGCTCTTCGACAAGCAGGTCTCGATGCGGATGGGCCAGGCCAACGTGCACCGCTGGGTCCCGGACATCCTGCCTCTGCTGACCGACGACGACCCGCTGGGTGTCGACGACTTCGCGACCCACCGGCTGCCGCTGAGCCACGCGCCGGACGCCTACCGCGACTTCCAGGAGAAGAAGGACGGGACGGTGAAGGTGCTGTTCCGCCCCTGA
- a CDS encoding iron-containing redox enzyme family protein: protein MDLTPRGPLTAALLPALDAPLHPIPDLPVVAAAAVQRATAAPGTAAHDTALDTVVDEDVQLALYLLYELHYGLDGADPRWEWAPDLLAARAVLETAFEADLRRRWAVPVPDEPVASTLFDMTADAARPGRGSLAAHVARYATYEQVQELLVLRSVYQLKEADPHTWGIPRLRGRAKAALVDIQSDEYGGGDAERMHAVLFATTMRSLGLDDTRNAYLEAVPAGVLAGVNAISLFGLHGRLVAALCGHLAAFEMTSSLPARRWVTGLRRLGVPEEGVVFYDEHVEADAVHEQVAAHDLCGSLVEEDPRAHADVLFGAAVCLGADDLVGSAVRGAWSEGRSPLRTRLAPATA, encoded by the coding sequence ATGGACCTCACCCCCCGCGGGCCGCTGACGGCGGCGCTCCTGCCGGCCCTGGACGCGCCCCTGCACCCGATCCCCGACCTCCCCGTGGTCGCCGCGGCGGCGGTGCAGAGGGCGACCGCGGCACCCGGCACCGCCGCCCACGACACCGCCCTCGACACCGTCGTCGACGAGGACGTCCAGCTCGCCCTCTACCTGCTCTACGAGCTGCACTACGGACTCGACGGCGCGGACCCCCGCTGGGAGTGGGCTCCGGACCTGCTGGCTGCCCGGGCGGTGCTCGAGACGGCCTTCGAGGCGGACCTGCGGCGGCGGTGGGCGGTGCCCGTGCCCGACGAGCCCGTCGCCTCGACCTTGTTCGACATGACCGCGGACGCCGCCCGTCCCGGCAGGGGCAGCCTCGCCGCCCACGTCGCCCGGTACGCCACGTACGAGCAGGTGCAGGAGCTGCTCGTCCTGCGCTCCGTCTACCAGCTCAAGGAGGCCGACCCCCACACGTGGGGGATCCCGCGCCTGCGCGGCCGCGCGAAGGCCGCGCTCGTCGACATCCAGTCGGACGAGTACGGCGGCGGCGACGCCGAGCGCATGCACGCCGTCCTCTTCGCGACCACGATGCGCAGCCTCGGCCTCGACGACACTCGCAACGCCTACCTCGAGGCCGTGCCGGCGGGTGTCCTCGCCGGGGTCAACGCGATCTCCCTGTTCGGCCTCCACGGGCGCCTCGTCGCGGCGCTGTGCGGCCACCTCGCGGCCTTCGAGATGACGTCGTCGCTGCCCGCCCGCCGCTGGGTGACGGGCCTCCGCCGCCTCGGCGTCCCGGAGGAGGGCGTGGTGTTCTACGACGAGCACGTCGAGGCCGACGCCGTGCACGAGCAGGTCGCGGCCCACGACCTCTGCGGCAGCCTGGTCGAGGAGGACCCGCGGGCGCACGCGGACGTGCTGTTCGGGGCCGCGGTCTGCCTCGGCGCCGACGACCTGGTCGGCTCCGCGGTCCGCGGTGCGTGGAGCGAGGGACGCAGTCCCCTGCGCACGCGCCTCGCACCGGCGACCGCGTAG
- a CDS encoding CDGSH iron-sulfur domain-containing protein has product MSTPARTSYDAPAPDTELAEGDDVGRGPRVRVRVCPDGPLLVSGADSVVTDDGTEVPTTRRTVAVCRCGRTSRAPWCDGTHKLLPPGSLPGPGSRPAA; this is encoded by the coding sequence GTGAGCACCCCTGCGCGCACGTCCTACGACGCCCCTGCCCCGGACACCGAGCTCGCGGAGGGCGACGACGTCGGTCGGGGGCCACGCGTCCGCGTGCGCGTCTGCCCCGACGGGCCCCTGCTCGTCAGCGGCGCCGACTCGGTCGTCACGGACGACGGCACCGAGGTGCCGACGACGCGCCGTACGGTGGCCGTGTGCCGGTGCGGCCGGACGTCACGGGCGCCCTGGTGCGACGGGACGCACAAGCTCCTCCCCCCGGGGTCGCTACCGGGACCCGGCAGCCGTCCCGCAGCCTGA
- the era gene encoding GTPase Era: MSAPPADGYRSGFACLVGRPNVGKSTLLNALVGEKVAITSAKPQTTRRAIRGVLRRELPDGTPAELVLVDTPGVHRPRTLLGERLNDLVRDSLAEVDVVALCLPADGAVGPGDRRLAEQVADAVGGRSRPRVVVAVTRTDLGRGDDVPERLLQAQRLAAEVGLDVADFVPTSGTRGDGVSALADVLVGHLPEGPPLFPEDQVHDVPVDVLVAELVREAALDGVRDELPHSLAVVTEEIVPREDRDPDRPLTDVLVHVFVERDSQKAIVIGRGGSRLKEVGTRARRGIEGVLGTRVHLDLRVKVAKDWQRDPKQLRRLGF; the protein is encoded by the coding sequence GTGAGCGCCCCGCCCGCCGACGGCTACCGCTCGGGGTTCGCCTGCCTCGTCGGACGGCCGAACGTCGGCAAGTCGACCCTGCTCAACGCCCTCGTGGGGGAGAAGGTCGCCATCACGAGCGCGAAGCCCCAGACGACGCGCCGGGCGATCCGCGGGGTCCTGCGGCGCGAGCTGCCCGACGGCACCCCCGCCGAGCTCGTGCTCGTCGACACCCCGGGCGTGCACCGTCCGCGCACCCTGCTCGGCGAGCGGCTCAACGACCTCGTGCGCGACAGCCTCGCCGAGGTCGACGTCGTCGCGCTGTGCCTGCCCGCCGACGGGGCGGTCGGGCCCGGTGACCGGCGCCTCGCCGAGCAGGTCGCGGACGCCGTGGGCGGGCGGTCGCGACCGCGGGTCGTCGTCGCCGTCACCCGCACCGACCTCGGTCGCGGCGACGACGTCCCCGAGCGGCTCCTGCAGGCCCAGCGCCTCGCGGCGGAGGTGGGGCTCGACGTCGCCGACTTCGTCCCCACGTCCGGCACGCGTGGCGACGGGGTCAGCGCCCTCGCCGACGTCCTCGTCGGGCACCTGCCCGAGGGCCCGCCGCTGTTCCCCGAGGACCAGGTGCACGACGTCCCCGTCGACGTGCTCGTCGCCGAGCTCGTCCGCGAGGCCGCGCTCGACGGCGTCCGGGACGAGCTCCCGCACTCCCTCGCCGTCGTCACCGAGGAGATCGTGCCTCGCGAGGACCGCGACCCCGACCGGCCGCTCACCGACGTCCTCGTCCACGTCTTCGTCGAGCGGGACTCGCAGAAGGCGATCGTCATCGGGCGGGGCGGCTCCCGGCTCAAGGAGGTCGGGACGCGCGCGCGGCGCGGCATCGAGGGCGTCCTCGGCACCCGCGTCCACCTCGACCTGCGGGTGAAGGTCGCGAAGGACTGGCAGCGCGACCCCAAGCAGCTGCGTCGGCTCGGCTTCTGA
- a CDS encoding hemolysin family protein, which produces MSAALADTVTMLAVGVGLVLLAAYASAVESSFARVTRGRATDLRQAGRRGADRLERLLQDTPAAVNTATFVRVGLETAAVAAFVVALTRLVPDWAAVVLGGTVVAAVIFALVGAAGRTVGQQHPDGVALSGAGLVSRTQLVAGPVVRGLVALANGVVPGKGLASGPFATEAELLEFVERAEADAVIEPGESLMLQRVVHLGDTVAREVMVPRPDMVTLDAGTDLPTALGLHLRSGFSRVPVVGRTSDDVVGVSYVKDVAARLHENPPSPDGPTVVADDVMRAAVFVPESKPADDLLREMQAGSVHLAVVIDEYGGVAGLVTIEDLLEEIVGQISDEYDDEEPETEVLGEDRWRLSARTHLMALSEITDRDVEDDDVDTVAGLLTKHLGRVPIRGSSVEVDGLRITADRRGRRNRLLTVVVDRLPEPEPEEEREERRERAREEREERRDRAREDRDERRDERQSVRASAGSGEDERSGDR; this is translated from the coding sequence GTGAGCGCGGCCCTCGCCGACACCGTCACCATGCTCGCCGTCGGGGTCGGGCTCGTCCTGCTCGCCGCCTACGCGAGCGCCGTCGAGTCCTCCTTCGCCCGGGTGACGCGCGGGCGCGCCACCGACCTGCGTCAGGCGGGCCGTCGCGGCGCCGACCGGCTCGAGCGGCTGCTGCAGGACACCCCGGCGGCGGTCAACACCGCAACCTTCGTCCGGGTCGGCCTGGAGACGGCGGCGGTCGCCGCGTTCGTCGTCGCGCTCACGCGGCTCGTGCCCGACTGGGCCGCGGTCGTGCTCGGGGGCACCGTCGTGGCCGCCGTCATCTTCGCCCTCGTCGGCGCCGCCGGCCGCACGGTCGGTCAGCAGCACCCGGACGGTGTCGCCCTCTCCGGCGCGGGTCTCGTCTCCCGCACCCAGCTCGTCGCGGGTCCGGTCGTGCGCGGTCTCGTGGCGCTCGCCAACGGCGTCGTGCCCGGCAAGGGTCTCGCGTCCGGGCCGTTCGCCACCGAGGCGGAGCTCCTCGAGTTCGTCGAGCGGGCCGAGGCGGACGCCGTCATCGAGCCCGGCGAGAGCCTCATGCTCCAGCGCGTCGTCCACCTCGGCGACACGGTCGCCCGCGAGGTGATGGTGCCCCGGCCCGACATGGTGACGCTGGACGCGGGCACCGACCTCCCGACGGCGCTCGGGCTCCACCTGCGGTCCGGCTTCAGCCGGGTGCCGGTCGTCGGGCGCACGTCCGACGACGTCGTCGGCGTCTCCTACGTCAAGGACGTCGCCGCCCGGCTCCACGAGAACCCGCCGTCCCCGGACGGGCCGACGGTCGTCGCCGACGACGTCATGCGCGCCGCTGTGTTCGTGCCGGAGAGCAAGCCCGCCGACGACCTCCTCCGCGAGATGCAGGCGGGCAGCGTCCACCTCGCCGTCGTCATCGACGAGTACGGCGGCGTCGCCGGTCTCGTGACGATCGAGGACCTGCTCGAGGAGATCGTCGGGCAGATCTCCGACGAGTACGACGACGAGGAACCGGAGACGGAGGTCCTCGGCGAGGACCGGTGGCGCCTCAGCGCGCGCACCCACCTCATGGCGCTGTCGGAGATCACCGACCGCGACGTCGAGGACGACGACGTCGACACGGTCGCGGGGCTCCTCACCAAGCACCTCGGTCGGGTGCCCATCCGCGGCAGCAGCGTCGAGGTCGACGGACTGCGGATCACCGCCGACCGGCGGGGACGGCGCAACCGTCTCCTCACCGTCGTCGTCGACCGCCTGCCCGAGCCGGAGCCGGAGGAGGAGCGGGAGGAGCGCCGCGAGCGCGCCCGCGAGGAGCGGGAGGAACGCCGCGACCGCGCCCGCGAGGACAGGGACGAGCGCCGGGACGAGCGCCAGTCCGTCCGTGCGTCGGCCGGCTCGGGCGAGGACGAGCGGAGCGGGGACCGGTGA
- a CDS encoding DUF6098 family protein, with the protein MTDGTPWPRRPRAAAALERPASLGAWPDVVRFVARAPWSLHVVRGRPRPARGGGVHDAESGCVLPGLPVLTVTPAPWWTGAVADWVARQLVAHLEDRRGGSDVVLLTGREVGRGWDGELLLGDVARAAVVAEAAVAAAQRHHREVSCGAWPVSQGDVDWIVLP; encoded by the coding sequence ATGACCGACGGGACGCCGTGGCCGCGTCGACCCCGGGCGGCGGCGGCCCTCGAGCGGCCGGCGTCGCTGGGCGCCTGGCCGGACGTCGTCCGTTTCGTCGCGCGCGCCCCGTGGTCGCTGCACGTGGTGCGCGGGCGGCCGCGCCCCGCCCGCGGTGGCGGCGTCCACGATGCGGAGTCGGGGTGCGTCCTCCCGGGTCTGCCCGTGCTGACCGTCACCCCGGCCCCGTGGTGGACCGGCGCCGTGGCCGACTGGGTGGCCCGGCAGCTCGTCGCCCACCTCGAGGACCGGCGCGGTGGGTCCGACGTCGTGCTCCTCACCGGCCGCGAGGTCGGCAGGGGTTGGGACGGTGAGCTCCTCCTCGGAGACGTCGCGCGAGCCGCCGTGGTCGCGGAAGCCGCGGTCGCCGCCGCCCAGCGGCACCACCGTGAGGTGTCGTGCGGGGCGTGGCCGGTCAGCCAGGGCGACGTCGACTGGATCGTGCTGCCCTGA
- a CDS encoding HIT domain-containing protein — MTDDTSGGTSEGAGDRDCIFCRIAAGDVPADVVHSDDDVVAFRDTAPKADVHVLVVPRAHVRDVTDLVDDPALLAAVVRTAGEVAQDFADGDFRLVFNTGPGAGQTVFHAHAHVLAGGGAAATGL; from the coding sequence ATGACGGACGACACGAGCGGCGGCACGAGCGAGGGCGCGGGCGACCGGGACTGCATCTTCTGCCGGATCGCGGCGGGGGACGTGCCGGCCGACGTCGTCCACTCCGACGACGACGTCGTCGCCTTCCGGGACACCGCGCCGAAGGCCGATGTCCACGTGCTCGTGGTGCCGCGGGCGCACGTCCGCGACGTCACCGACCTCGTCGACGACCCCGCCCTGCTGGCGGCGGTCGTCCGCACCGCCGGGGAGGTGGCGCAGGACTTCGCCGACGGCGACTTCAGGCTCGTGTTCAACACCGGCCCGGGCGCGGGTCAGACCGTCTTCCACGCGCACGCCCACGTGCTCGCCGGTGGCGGCGCGGCGGCCACCGGGCTCTGA
- the ybeY gene encoding rRNA maturation RNase YbeY gives MIDVLNESGTTVPGLEEHELGECVRFVLDAMHVHPQAEVTVALVDEAAIAALHERWMDLPGPTDVMSFPMDELRPGREDAPSGPGQVGDVVLCPQVAARQAETAGHPVAEEVLLLTVHGTLHLLGYDHAEPDEEREMFDLQRRLLLAFLARPGRTGGGASA, from the coding sequence GTGATCGACGTCCTCAACGAGTCCGGGACCACCGTGCCCGGGCTGGAGGAGCACGAGCTCGGGGAGTGCGTCCGCTTCGTCCTCGACGCCATGCACGTCCACCCGCAGGCGGAGGTCACGGTCGCCCTCGTCGACGAGGCCGCCATCGCGGCGCTCCACGAACGGTGGATGGACCTGCCCGGGCCCACCGACGTCATGAGCTTCCCCATGGACGAGCTGCGCCCGGGCCGGGAGGATGCCCCGTCCGGTCCCGGCCAGGTCGGCGACGTCGTCCTCTGCCCGCAGGTCGCGGCCCGGCAGGCCGAGACGGCCGGGCACCCCGTCGCGGAGGAGGTCCTCCTCCTCACCGTCCACGGCACGCTGCACCTGCTCGGCTACGACCACGCCGAGCCCGACGAGGAGCGCGAGATGTTCGACCTGCAGCGCCGCCTGCTGCTGGCGTTCCTCGCCCGGCCGGGGCGGACGGGCGGGGGTGCGTCCGCGTGA